The Manihot esculenta cultivar AM560-2 chromosome 1, M.esculenta_v8, whole genome shotgun sequence genome has a window encoding:
- the LOC110620643 gene encoding cytochrome P450 709B2 → MGYVGVVLMGVVSIVIVSKIWEVFKVVVWRPYWLTKTFEKQGIRGPTYKLLYGSLKEIKKLKKLARDAVLDTDSNIDITPRVLPHYHKWSSEYGDTWLYWFGTQPRITTTNPELAKQLLSNKFGFYVKPKTRPSIRLLTGNGLVLVDGLDWVRHRRILNPAFSIDKLKSMIKKMADCTMSMLDEWKNMAGVGDEQIVKIEMNEFFQKLTADIIAHTAFGSSYAEGKQAFKAQRELQKCCVASFTDIFIPGSQYLPTPLNLRMWKLNRQLKNSLKSIIDGRIKAKASSDGCYGDDLIGLMIEASVTKADDIKTSPKMKTSEIMENCKTFFFAGHETTSNLLTWTTFLLSLHPEWQERLREEVLKECGMGIPDADMLAKLKLVNMVLLEALRLYCPVIMLVRKQSEDMKLGNLMIPKETCISIPIVKIHRSKEYWGEDASEFNPMRFVNGISKAAKHPNALLAFSMGPRACIGQNFAMMEAKTVLALLLQRFSFSLCPEYKHAPVDYLTLHPQYGLPINVKSLLL, encoded by the exons ATGGGTTATGTAGGAGTTGTTTTGATGGGTGTGGTGAGTATTGTTATTGTAAGTAAGATTTGGGAGGTGTTTAAGGTTGTGGTCTGGAGACCATATTGGCTGACGAAAACCTTTGAGAAGCAAGGAATCAGAGGACCAACTTACAAGTTGCTGTATGGTTCCCTTAAGGAGATAAAGAAGCTGAAGAAGCTTGCAAGAGATGCAGTTTTAGATACTGATTCCAATATTGATATCACTCCCAGAGTTCTCCCACACTATCATAAGTGGTCCTCAGAATACG GTGACACATGGCTATACTGGTTCGGCACGCAGCCAAGAATCACAACAACAAACCCTGAGCTGGCCAAACAATTACTATCAAACAAGTTCGGCTTCTATGTTAAGCCCAAGACAAGGCCATCAATACGACTTCTCACTGGCAATGGATTGGTTCTCGTTGATGGACTAGACTGGGTTAGGCACAGAAGAATTCTCAATCCAGCCTTCTCTATCGACAAGCTCAAG AGTATGATAAAGAAAATGGCGGATTGCACCATGTCGATGCTTGATGAGTGGAAAAATATGGCTGGAGTGGGGGATGAGCAAATTGTCAAGATAGAGATGAATGAATTTTTTCAGAAGCTCACGGCTGATATAATTGCCCACACTGCCTTTGGCAGTAGTTACGCTGAGGGAAAACAAGCCTTTAAAGCGCAAAGAGAGCTTCAAAAATGCTGTGTAGCTTCATTTACCGATATTTTCATCCCCGGTAGCCA GTATCTGCCTACTCCATTGAATCTTCGGATGTGGAAGCTAAACAGGCAGCTGAAGAATTCGTTGAAGAGCATAATAGATGGCAGAATAAAGGCGAAGGCTAGTTCAGATGGTTGTTATGGCGATGATCTGATTGGGCTAATGATTGAAGCTTCAGTAACTAAAGCTGATGATATCAAAACTAGTCCAAAAATGAAAACGAGTGAAATCATGGAAAACTGTAAAACATTCTTCTTTGCTGGGCACGAGACCACCTCAAATTTACTAACATGGACAACGTTCTTGTTGAGCTTACACCCAGAATGGCAAGAAAGACTTAGAGAAGAAGTGTTGAAGGAATGTGGGATGGGAATTCCAGATGCAGACATGTTAGCTAAGTTAAAATTGGTTAACATGGTTCTACTCGAAGCTTTGAGGCTGTACTGTCCGGTAATAATGTTGGTGAGAAAGCAATCAGAAGACATGAAACTGGGAAATTTGATGATCCCAAaagaaacatgcatatcaaTTCCAATTGTGAAGATTCATAGGAGCAAAGAATACTGGGGAGAAGATGCAAGCGAGTTCAATCCAATGAGGTTCGTCAATGGGATCTCCAAGGCTGCAAAACACCCAAATGCTTTGCTGGCATTTTCGATGGGTCCAAGAGCTTGCATAGGCCAGAATTTTGCAATGATGGAAGCGAAAACAGTGCTTGCTCTGCTTCTGCAAAGATTCTCTTTTTCACTCTGCCCTGAGTACAAGCACGCCCCAGTCGATTATCTGACTCTGCATCCGCAGTATGGTCTGCCCATTAACGTTAAATCTTTGCTTTTGTAA
- the LOC110613797 gene encoding transcription factor MYB61: MGRHSCCYKQKLRKGLWSPEEDEKLLRHITKYGHGCWSSVPKQAGLQRCGKSCRLRWINYLRPDLKRGTFSQQEENLIIELHAVLGNRWSQIAAQLPGRTDNEIKNLWNSCLKKKLRQRGIDPVTHKPLSEVENNGQDKNPPANKSQEKASGVSNELNLLEANNSKPGPTSQEKTQSYHLEGKGSSNSKTMSSNTNNHSNNSNLMSPISNKDFFLERFATSHHEGSTTNCQPSDLVGHFPLQQLNYASNSRLVTNSIPSHWFTQTSKSLDMNSEFSSSSIPTILPPTTSSFLSTSMPFKPSVTVPSDDPSLASFPINSSRFWEAVALSNNSNSSTGSSGNAELQSTFFESTIFSWGLGDCSSTEKEGQNQLMGSQQEDVKWPEYLHNPLIMAAALQNQSLPQSLYNEIKSETHFLTQNSSAVWPQNQQQQEPFQNSDICPKDIQRLTAAYGHI; encoded by the exons ATGGGAAGGCACTCTTGCTGCTACAAGCAGAAGCTAAGGAAAGGCCTCTGGTCCCCAGAGGAAGATGAGAAACTTCTCAGGCATATTACCAAGTATGGCCATGGTTGTTGGAGCTCTGTTCCTAAGCAAGCTG GTTTGCAAAGGTGTGGAAAGAGCTGCAGATTGAGGTGGATTAATTACCTGAGGCCTGATTTGAAGAGAGGCACATTCTCCCAACAGGAAGAGAACCTCATAATTGAACTTCATGCAGTTCTGGGCAACAG GTGGTCTCAGATTGCAGCACAACTGCCCGGAAGGACCGACAACGAAATAAAAAATCTCTGGAACTCTTGCTTAAAGAAGAAACTTAGGCAGAGAGGCATTGACCCTGTTACCCACAAACCGCTATCCGAGGTTGAAAACAATGGACAAGACAAGAATCCACCTGCCAACAAGAGCCAAGAAAAGGCCTCTGGAGTCTCCAATGAATTGAACCTCCTTGAAGCCAATAATTCTAAGCCCGGGCCAACTTCACAAGAAAAGACACAATCCTACCATTTAGAGGGAAAAGGTTCTTCCAACTCCAAAACTATGAGCAGCAACACCAACAACCACAGTAACAACAGCAATTTGATGTCGCCCATAAGCAACAAGGACTTTTTCTTGGAAAGGTTCGCAACCTCCCATCATGAAGGCTCCACAACCAACTGCCAACCTTCGGATTTGGTGGGGCATTTCCCTCTTCAGCAATTGAATTATGCGTCCAATTCCAGGCTTGTAACGAACTCAATCCCCTCCCATTGGTTCACCCAAACCAGCAAATCTTTGGATATGAACTCAGAATTCTCTTCCAGTTCAATACCCACCATCCTTCCACCAACGACAAGTTCATTTCTTTCCACTTCTATGCCCTTCAAGCCCTCCGTTACTGTTCCCTCCGACGATCCTTCATTAGCATCTTTTCCAATCAATAGTTCACGGTTTTGGGAAGCAGTTGCCCTGAGCAACAATAGTAACAGCAGCACTGGAAGCAGCGGCAACGCCGAACTGCAAAGCACTTTCTTTGAGAGCACAATCTTTTCTTGGGGATTAGGGGACTGTAGCTCAACGGAGAAAGAGGGCCAAAACCAGCTGATGGGAAGCCAACAGGAGGACGTAAAATGGCCAGAATATCTTCATAATCCATTGATAATGGCTGCAGCTTTACAAAATCAAAGTCTTCCGCAATCCTTATACAATGAGATAAAATCAGAAACGCATTTCCTAACCCAAAATTCAAGCGCCGTCTGGCCTCAAAACCAGCAGCAACAAGAACCTTTCCAAAATTCTGATATATGCCCAAAAGATATTCAAAGACTTACAGCAGCCTATGGACATATTTAG
- the LOC110613803 gene encoding uncharacterized protein LOC110613803, with translation MLLAESTNLLSSSSSSSSSATMLEDNLSRLSLCTSSMYTIEDGDYPDCDGMMMLSSGLSFESFDADEELSDDEEGIGMLDLSSDSDKEVGCYSLPATPPRRRNRGGLVKKQLVGVKEYASENEARKGKMRKIMGSRRAVREILVDGDNESKKKDEGAGMGNYYGHCNSFSGESEGGGLVVITRPKGGRRSLCMDYEEVKACRDLGFELEHERMLEMPSRVSLSGSTLETSSGGNSPIANWRISSPGDDPREVKARLKVWAQAVALASTSRHGGF, from the exons ATGTTATTAGCTGAGAGCACCAActtgctttcttcttcttcttcttcttcttcttctgctacTATGCTTGAAGATAATTTGTCTAGGTTGTCTCTGTGTACTAGTTCGATGTATACTATTGAAGATGGTGATTATCCAGATTGcgatggtatgatgatgttatcgTCAGGCTTGTCCTTTGAAAGCTTCGATGCAGATGAGGAACTCTCCGATGACGAAGAAGGGATAGGCATGCTTGACCTTTCCTCGGATTCCGATAAGGAAGTTGGATGTTACTCGCTTCCAGCGACACCGCCTCGCCGGAGAAATCGCGGAGGGTTGGTAAAGAAGCAACTTGTTGGTGTTAAGGAGTATGCCAGTGAAAATGAAGCTCGAAAGGGTAAGATGAGAAAGATTATGGGGAGCAGAAGGGCAGTAAGAGAAATATTGGTGGATGGTGATAATGAGAGTAAAAAGAAAGATGAGGGAGCGGGAATGGGTAATTACTACGGGCACTGTAATAGTTTTAGTGGAGAGAGTGAAGGCGGAGGGTTGGTGGTGATAACGAGGCCAAAGGGAGGGAGGAGGTCATTGTGCATGGACTATGAGGAAGTGAAGGCTTGTAGAGACCTTGGGTTTGAATTGGAGCATGAGCGCATGCTGGAAATGCCTAGTCGTGTGTCTCTGTCGGGATCCACCCTAGAGACAAGCAGCGGTGGCAACTCCCCTATTGCCAACTGGCGGATTTCTAGCCCTG GTGATGATCCACGAGAAGTAAAGGCTCGCCTAAAGGTATGGGCACAGGCAGTGGCGCTTGCATCTACGTCTCGACACGGCGGCTTCTGA
- the LOC110613785 gene encoding pectin acetylesterase 6: MMKREGRLVAYLYACSVIGLVFAGSLDVFEDFKTLSFLESDAGSPSSPVAQPLMVDLTLIQGADSKGAVCLDGTLPGYHLHRGSGSGQNSWVIQLEGGGWCDTIKNCVFRKTTRRGSSKFMEKQIPFTGILSNKAEENPDFFNWNRVKLRYCDGASFSGDSKNEAAQLYFRGQRIWSAAMEKLMAEGMQSATQALLSGCSAGGLASIIHCDEFKDLFPQSTNVKCLSDAGLFLDVIDVSGNRTLRNMYEGVVRMQEVQKDLPSTCTSHLDPTSCFFPQNLIANIRTPLFILNAAYDAWQLQASLAPKSADPHGSWDACKHNHAECNSTQIQILQAFRNQMLEAVYVFSKSTQNGLFINSCFAHCQSERQDTWFADDSPLLNNKRIAQSVGDWYFDRVDVKAIDCPYPCDNTCHNLVFNDVASTISFSQSSRLTFTTLNLLSSIVMSLISSKSTMGFQFDQ, from the exons ATGATGAAGAGGGAGGGGAGACTGGTGGCCTATTTATACGCCTGTAGTGTGATTGGGCTGGTTTTTGCCGGATCTCTGgatgtttttgaagatttcaaAACTCTTTCTTTCCTGGAGAGTGATGCGGGGTCCCCTTCTTCACCTGTTGCTCAACCTCTTATGGTCGACCTAACTCTTATCCAGGGAGCTGACTCCAAAGGAGCTG TCTGCTTGGACGGAACACTGCCTGGTTACCATTTGCATCGCGGGTCTGGATCGGGTCAAAACAGCTGGGTCATTCAGTTGGAG GGAGGTGGCTGGTGCGATACTATCAAGAATTGTGTTTTCAGGAAAACGACACGCCGCGGTTCATCGAAATTTATGGAAAAGCAAATACCATTCACTGGGATTTTAAGCAATAAAGCAGAAGAAAATCCTG ATTTCTTTAACTGGAACAGGGTCAAGCTGAGATACTGTGATGGGGCGTCTTTCAGTGGGGACAGTAAGAATGAG GCTGCTCAGCTTTATTTTCGAGGACAACGCATTTGGTCAGCTGCTATGGAGAAACTAATGGCTGAAGGAATGCAATCTGCCACTCAG GCTCTTCTCTCGGGATGCTCTGCTGGAGGCTTGGCATCCATAATACACTGTGATGAGTTCAAGGACTTGTTTCCACAATCAACAAATGTGAAATGCTTAAGTGATGCTGGACTCTTTCTTGACGT AATTGATGTGTCTGGTAACCGCACGCTTCGGAATATGTATGAAGGTGTAGTTAGGATGCAG GAAGTGCAAAAGGATCTGCCAAGTACTTGTACCAGCCACCTGGATCCAACTTCA TGCTTCTTCCCTCAGAATTTGATTGCAAATATTAGGACTCCATTATTTATTCTCAATGCAGCCTATGATGCATGGCAG CTCCAAGCTAGTCTTGCTCCAAAATCAGCCGATCCTCATGGTTCTTGGGATGCATGCAAGCATAATCATGCAGAATGTAATTCAACACAGATCCAGATTTTGCAAG CCTTCAGGAACCAAATGCTAGAAGCCGTATATGTCTTCTCAAAGTCAACTCAAAATGGTTTATTCATAAACTCTTGTTTTGCTCATTGCCAATCTGAGAGACAGGACACATGGTTTGCTGATGATTCTCCCCTCCTCAATAATAAG AGGATTGCTCAATCTGTTGGAGACTGGTATTTTGATCGAGTTGATGTTAAAGCCATTGACTGTCCATACCCCTGTGACAACACTTGCCATAATCTAGTTTTCAA TGATGTTGCTTCAACTATATCATTCTCTCAGTCCTCAAGACTAACCTTTACCACGCTAAATCTGCTTAGTTCCATTGTGATGTCATTAATATCTTCCAAAAGCACCATGGGGTTTCAGTTTGATCAATGA
- the LOC110599955 gene encoding uncharacterized protein C24B11.05: MGSLGAYVEMDTDGEANGLEYECLLFDMDDTLYPLSLGLNLACRKNIEEFMLHHLHIEESQVPRMCLELYREYGTTMAGLKALGYEFDDDEFHAFAHGRLPYEKLKPDAVLRNLLLSIPQRKIIFTNADKVHAAEVLKRLGLEDCFEGVICYETLNPPVETANFKDTSDNDAVLAGGEAKLNDLNDADRIRPLILCKPSLEAFEAAIRIANVDPKRTIFFDDSARNIASGKAAGLHTVIVGSSVLVPGADHALSSIHNIREAIPQIIWEGEREQQEQIIQSTAVATVVLA; the protein is encoded by the exons ATGGGTTCATTAG GTGCCTATGTGGAGATGGACACTGATGGGGAAGCCAATGGGCTCGAATATGAGTGCTTGCTCTTTG ATATGGATGATACTTTGTACCCATTGAGCTTAGGTCTCAACTTGGCTTGCCGAAAGAACATAGAAG AGTTCATGTTGCATCACTTGCATATTGAAGAAAGCCAAGTGCCAAGGATGTGCCTGGAATTGTACAGAGAATATGGAACAACAATGGCTGGTCTGAAG GCTCTTGGTTATGAGTTTGATGATGATGAGTTCCATGCTTTTGCTCATGGAAGATTACCTTATGAAAAACTGAAGCCTGATGCTGTACTAAGGAACCTTCTACTTTCCATCCCACAAAGGAAAATA ATCTTCACTAATGCTGATAAGGTACATGCAGCTGAAGTTCTGAAAAGATTGGGATTGGAAGATTGTTTTGAAGGAGTCATATGCTATGAAACTCTTAATCCTCCTGTTGAAACTGCTAATTTCAAGGATACTTCAGACAATGATGCAGTACTTGCAGGAGGTGAAGCAAAGCTCAATGATCTTAATGATGCTGACAGAATCAGGCCACTAATCCTCTGTAAACCCTCTTTGGAGGCCTTTGAAGCTGCGATCAGAATTGCAAATGTTGACCCCAAGAGAACA ATATTCTTTGATGACAGTGCTAGAAACATTGCAAGTGGGAAAGCAGCAGGCCTTCATACAGTCATT GTAGGGAGCTCAGTCCTGGTGCCTGGTGCAGACCATGCTTtgagcagcatccacaatatcAGAGAAGCAATACCCCAGATAATATGGGAGGGCGAACGAGAGCAACAGGAACAGATTATCCAGTCCACTGCAGTTGCAACTGTTGTCCTTGCTTAG
- the LOC110617131 gene encoding uncharacterized protein LOC110617131 isoform X2 translates to MRAFAVSVYCSSFPCVLLQTSTASTSPSLFLSKFPFLSSQTTSSASLIYLLPQSRPIPHCSNTDPGLLDEYYDDDDDHDDDEGYSFVGEDGIFIEIKKLARNSRRIRSKIVVNANLDTIWDILTDYEKLADFIPGLAVSKLIDKKDKFARLYQIGQQNLPFGLKFNAKAILDCFEKDIETFASGKRRDIEFKMTEGDFQFFEGKWSIEQVNKPRPEDSNSSLAQEFETTLSYLVDVKPKLWLPVHLVEGRLCKEIQTNLSCIREEAQKVIHNTLNTQ, encoded by the exons ATGCGCGCCTTTGCAGTGTCAGTGTACTGTTCCTCCTTTCCTTGTGTTTTGCTACAAACTTCCACTGCTAGCACCAGCCCTTCACTCTTTCTTTCTAAATTTCCCTTCCTTAGCTCGCAAACTACATCTTCTGCGTCTCTAATATACCTTCTTCCCCAATCCAGGCCCATCCCCCACTGTTCCAACACAGATCCTGGTTTGTTGGATGAATatt ATGATGACGATGATGATCATGATGATGATGAGGGTTACTCGTTTGTAGGTGAAGATGGGATTTTTATTGAGATAAAGAAGCTTGCAAGAAACTCCAGGAGAATTCGGTCCAAGATTGTCGTAAACGCCAATTTGGATACCATTTGGGACATTTTGACGGATTATGAGAAATTGGCTGATTTTATTCCCGGTCTTGCCGTTAGCAAATTAATTGACAAGAAAGACAAATTCGCTCGACTTTACCAG ATTGGACAGCAAAATTTGCCATTTGGGCTGAAGTTTAATGCTAAAGCTATTTTGGATTGTTTTGAGAAAGATATTGAGACTTTTGCTTCTGGGAAAAGGCGGGATATTGAATTTAAGATGACCGAAGGTGATTTCCAGTTTTTTGAAGGAAAGTGGTCTATTGAACAG GTCAATAAACCAAGACCTGAAGACAGTAATTCCTCCCTTGCTCAAGAATTTGAAACAACTCTTTCATATTTAGTGGATGTAAAGCCTAAGCTGTGGCTTCCTGTTCACCTAGTTGAAGGTAGACTCTGTAAGGAGATACAGACAAACCTATCATGCATCCGAGAAGAAGCACAGAAGGTGATTCACAACACTCTGAATACTCAATAG
- the LOC110617131 gene encoding uncharacterized protein LOC110617131 isoform X1 produces the protein MRAFAVSVYCSSFPCVLLQTSTASTSPSLFLSKFPFLSSQTTSSASLIYLLPQSRPIPHCSNTDPGLLDEYYDDDDDHDDDDDHDDDDDHDDDEGYSFVGEDGIFIEIKKLARNSRRIRSKIVVNANLDTIWDILTDYEKLADFIPGLAVSKLIDKKDKFARLYQIGQQNLPFGLKFNAKAILDCFEKDIETFASGKRRDIEFKMTEGDFQFFEGKWSIEQVNKPRPEDSNSSLAQEFETTLSYLVDVKPKLWLPVHLVEGRLCKEIQTNLSCIREEAQKVIHNTLNTQ, from the exons ATGCGCGCCTTTGCAGTGTCAGTGTACTGTTCCTCCTTTCCTTGTGTTTTGCTACAAACTTCCACTGCTAGCACCAGCCCTTCACTCTTTCTTTCTAAATTTCCCTTCCTTAGCTCGCAAACTACATCTTCTGCGTCTCTAATATACCTTCTTCCCCAATCCAGGCCCATCCCCCACTGTTCCAACACAGATCCTGGTTTGTTGGATGAATattatgatgacgatgatgatCATGATGACGATGATGATCATGATGACGATGATGATCATGATGATGATGAGGGTTACTCGTTTGTAGGTGAAGATGGGATTTTTATTGAGATAAAGAAGCTTGCAAGAAACTCCAGGAGAATTCGGTCCAAGATTGTCGTAAACGCCAATTTGGATACCATTTGGGACATTTTGACGGATTATGAGAAATTGGCTGATTTTATTCCCGGTCTTGCCGTTAGCAAATTAATTGACAAGAAAGACAAATTCGCTCGACTTTACCAG ATTGGACAGCAAAATTTGCCATTTGGGCTGAAGTTTAATGCTAAAGCTATTTTGGATTGTTTTGAGAAAGATATTGAGACTTTTGCTTCTGGGAAAAGGCGGGATATTGAATTTAAGATGACCGAAGGTGATTTCCAGTTTTTTGAAGGAAAGTGGTCTATTGAACAG GTCAATAAACCAAGACCTGAAGACAGTAATTCCTCCCTTGCTCAAGAATTTGAAACAACTCTTTCATATTTAGTGGATGTAAAGCCTAAGCTGTGGCTTCCTGTTCACCTAGTTGAAGGTAGACTCTGTAAGGAGATACAGACAAACCTATCATGCATCCGAGAAGAAGCACAGAAGGTGATTCACAACACTCTGAATACTCAATAG
- the LOC110613826 gene encoding protein phosphatase 2C 32 yields MGNGTSRVVGCFVPFNGKNGVDLEFLEPLDEGLGHSFCYVRPSIFDSPAITPSNSERFTVDSSTLDSETLSGSFRHDTIDDPPGLHRPNKTLPETTFKTISGASVSANVSTARTGNRSALFASDMQEPAASFESTSSFAAIPLQPVPRGSGPLNGFMSGPLERGFASGPLDRGSGFISGPIEKGVMSGPLDAADKSNFSAPLACGRRKPRFQRLVRRVSGPMKNTLSRTFSKHSIGAGWMRRFFLHRVIQLAWHVRESKFQSEASQNLEGGSSEREYVNSHNLQWAHGKAGEDRVHVVLSEEQGWLFIGIYDGFSGPDAPDFLMSHLYRAIDKELEGVLWDYEEKSVNGRPIEPELSKCINAEAESECAKQNQSNLSLATSCGLEDSCDPGDFGDHSSNCEIVEEHDDVGCNQQQSPNCKKPSITGFVSDSIPTANLTGQGRKSMRLYELLQMEACFELGSVSMSLVESDKSNAWSSQSTSDPSDSRLILQEQHRSLMLNNRNRDGSSQQGEGPSTSGEDGERGFESSNPEIVTDLSVSMQQQNMRKPTISSKIRKMYRKQKSLRKKLFPWSYDWHREEICADERVAEPPRPIRRCKSGIVDHDAVLRAMSLALEHTEEAYMDMVEKALDKNAELALMGSCVLVMLMKDQDVYVMNLGDSRAILAQERPNDRHPNPSLAKDDIKHRNRSRESLVRMELDRISEESPMHNQNSQVNMFNKNREISICRLKMRAVQLSTDHSASIEQEVFRVKAEHPDDNQAILNDRVKGQLKVTRAFGAGFLKKPTCNEALLEIFRINYVGTNPYVSCIPSVIHHRLCSSDRFLVLSSDGLYQYFSNEDVVAHVAWFMENVPEGDPAQYLIAELLFRAAKKNGMDFHELLDIPNGDRRKYHDDVSVMVVSLEGRIWRSSG; encoded by the exons ATGGGTAACGGCACTTCTCGTGTTGTGGGTTGTTTTGTGCCGTTTAATGGCAAAAATGGTGTTGATTTAGAATTTTTAGAGCCGCTGGATGAGGGATTAGGCCATTCGTTTTGTTATGTTAGGCCATCTATTTTTGACTCTCCTGCCATTACTCCTTCAAACTCTGAGAGGTTTACAGTTGATTCTAGCACCCTAGATTCGGAAACGCTAAGTGGGTCATTTAGACATGACACAATAGATGATCCCCCTGGTTTACATAGGCCGAACAAGACTTTACCTGAAACTACATTTAAAACCATATCAGGGGCATCAGTTAGCGCCAATGTTTCAACTGCTAGGACTGGAAACCGGAGTGCATTGTTTGCTAGTGACATGCAAGAGCCTGCTGCATCATTTGAGAGTACCTCATCATTTGCAGCAATACCTTTGCAGCCAGTACCTCGTGGCTCTGGACCTTTGAATGGATTTATGTCTGGGCCCCTTGAGAGAGGTTTTGCGTCTGGTCCTTTAGACAGGGGTAGTGGTTTTATATCTGGACCAATTGAGAAGGGGGTAATGTCAGGTCCTCTTGATGCTGCTGACAAATCCAACTTCTCTGCCCCCCTTGCATGTGGTCGTAGGAAACCTCGCTTTCAGCGGCTAGTGAGAAGGGTGAGTGGACCAATGAAAAATACACTATCCCGGACATTCTCAAAGCATTCAATTGGGGCAGGTTGGATGCGGAGGTTTTTCTTGCATCGTGTGATCCAATTGGCCTGGCATGTTAGGGAGTCAAAGTTTCAATCTGAAGCTTCACAAAATCTTGAAGGAGGATCATCAGAAAGGGAGTATGTGAACAGTCATAACTTACAATGGGCCCATGGGAAGGCTGGTGAGGATAGGGTACATGTTGTGCTTTCTGAAGAGCAAGGATGGTTGTTTATCGGGATATATGATGGATTTAGTGGTCCAGATGCCCCAGATTTTCTCATGAGCCATCTTTACAGAGCTATAGATAAGGAATTAGAAGGGGTACTATGGGATTATGAAGAAAAATCAGTAAATGGTCGTCCAATAGAACCTGAACTTTCTAAGTGCATAAATGCTGAAGCTGAGTCAGAGTGTGCAAAGCAAAACCAGTCTAATTTGAGCCTAGCAACTTCTTGTGGTTTAGAAGATTCATGTGATCCAGGAGATTTCGGGGATCATTCTTCTAATTGCGAAATAGTAGAGGAACACGATGATGTTGGGTGCAATCAACAGCAATCACCTAACTGTAAAAAGCCTAGCATCACAGGCTTTGTTTCTGATTCTATTCCAACTGCCAATTTGACTGGCCAAGGCAGGAAAAGTATGCGATTGTATGAGCTGCTGCAGATGGAAGCATGCTTTGAGCTAGGTTCTGTTTCTATGTCACTGGTTGAAAGTGATAAGAGTAATGCGTGGAGTAGTCAGTCAACTTCAGATCCTTCAGATTCCAGACTGATTTTACAAGAACAGCACAGATCTCTTATGTTGAACAATCGCAATCGGGATGGTTCTAGTCAACAAGGTGAAGGTCCCTCAACATCAGGAGAGGATGGAGAGAGAGGGTTTGAATCTAGTAATCCAGAAATAGTAACTGATCTTTCTGTTTCAATGCAACAACAGAATATGAGAAAGCCTACTATTAGTTCAAAGATCAGAAAAATGTATAGGAAGCAGAAGTCCTTGCGTAAGAAACTCTTTCCTTGGAGTTATGATTGGCATAGAGAGGAAATCTGTGCTGATGAGAGAGTTGCAGAACCTCCCAGACCTATCAGGAGATGTAAATCAGGAATTGTTGATCATGATGCAGTTTTAAGAGCTATGTCTCTAGCACTTGAACACACTGAAGAGGCATACATGGATATGGTGGAAAAGGCCCTTGATAAAAATGCGGAGCTCGCTTTGATGGGATCTTGTGTTCTTGTGATGTTAATGAAAGATCAAGATGTTTATGTTATGAATCTTGGGGATAGCCGAGCAATCTTGGCACAGGAGAGGCCTAATGATCGCCATCCAAATCCAAGTTTAGCCAAGGATGACATAAAGCACAGGAACAGATCGAGAGAGTCATTAGTACGCATGGAGCTGGACAGAATTTCAGAGGAGTCCCCAATGCATAATCAAAACAGCCAGGTCAATATGTTCAACAAGAATAGAGAGATCTCTATTTGCAGATTGAAGATGAGGGCAGTTCAACTTTCCACAGATCACAGCGCAAGTATTGAACAG GAAGTGTTTAGAGTAAAGGCAGAACATCCTGATGACAACCAAGCCATTTTGAATGACCGAGTAAAGGGGCAGTTAAAAGTAACCAGGGCATTTGGTGCTGGATTTCTGAAGAAG CCAACTTGTAATGAAGCTCTTTTAGAGATTTTTCGGATCAATTATGTGGGAACTAATCCCTATGTTAGCTGCATTCCTTCTGTTATTCACCATCGACTTTGCTCAAGTGATCGATTCTTGGTTCTTTCCTCTGATGGGCTTTACCAGTACTTCAGCAATGAAGATGTAGTTGCCCATGTCGCATGGTTCATGGAAAATGTCCCTGAAGGTGATCCTGCGCAATATCTCATTGCAGAGCTTCTTTTCCGTGCTGCTAAGAAGAATG GAATGGATTTTCATGAACTGCTTGACATTCCCAATGGAGATCGACGTAAATATCATGACGATGTCTCTGTCATGGTTGTTTCTCTGGAGGGAAGGATCTGGAGGTCATCAGGATAA